From the Odontesthes bonariensis isolate fOdoBon6 chromosome 9, fOdoBon6.hap1, whole genome shotgun sequence genome, the window TGGGCAAAGTAATAGCAGacataagtaaaaacaaataaaaaaaactccaaaaaaCAATCCAATGGGTCATTTGTTCATACAGGTAATTTAGAGTTGAGAGGCCTAAAAATAACGACCATTCTGTTAATGGTGAAGTAGTACAAAGAATGCATTTCTGTCCCAAACGTGATGTTGTTAACTTCAACCCAACCAAATATATTTAATTTCTAACCCCCTGCCAGTGACGTTATCACCCAAACACAATCAAGAAGTGACCCATCATAAGTTGTTGTGTTGAAATATGaggcaaccagcaaaatggcTTCCATTAAAGAGATGATGGCCTCGTAATAAGAATGTATTTAGCTCTAAATATGATGtaatgtttaaaaacaaaaacaaccagaAAGCAACAAAACTATTTCTGTAAAGTGTTACTAACCAAGATGTAAAACAACAGTCATATCATTGTGAACTAATAGGTAATAATTTCGATTGGGTGACCTGTTAAAGTAAAAGTTACACATGTAAAATACTCTTattaaaaatatacatttttaagGAAATTAAGGAAAATGTTTAATATGTTGTCATAGTATTTCCACATTCATTTATAACATTTATCCAACATTTTGGTCTTATTTTACAGATTTATCATCTTGTTTTGGCCCTATTGTCATTCCTTAGTTGCGGTTTAGTTGGGGACATGAAGTATAGgatccaataataataatatcttaTATTCTTATataaatttatttttgtttaaaaataaatttatgaaaatattctaaactttgtttttaataattttcatcacaattttaaacaaatttacaTCAGAAAAACTCATTTAAAGCCTTTGGACCACCTTTAAATGTCATGTAAAATGTATTGCATGACTTAAAATTAGAGTTGAAAACAGCTCATTTGTGGTGGAAATGtaaaatttagtttttgttgCTATATCAAGCAGTTTTTCTGTAATCCTCTGAAAACTAACGTCCGCCTCTGCTCTGAttcaaaggaaacaaaaggggaAATAAATGTGTCATTCTCTGATATTCAAAGGTCTTTAATCAATCAAACAACCCTGAAAAAGTAAGTTAATAAGCCGAGCTGATCAATACCGCCGCGCTCAGCGCATTGATTAGTGTGTGAAGCCATCAGCTCACACCATCAGCTGCTTTTCTTTCACTTAAGCTGGATTCAGATCAGCTCGCAGCCTCCCAGGATTCAGATGACTGGGCGATTGATTGGTCCTCTGCACTTATTGATCCGTGGAGGCAAAGAGAGGTCAGACTGAGCAGAAGTTCACATGCCGTCGAAGATGTTAGAAACCTGCAAACCGGCTTCTGGTTTTGTTCTGCACGCAGCAGAAGAATCTGAAACTTTGGGCGTTTCGATGATTTATTGCTTGAAGTTTGAAGGTTGCGGATGTTTTTCGGTCTGAAACACCATCAGCCTGAGAGGCGGCTTCCAGTCCGCCACAGCTCGTCAGTACAGCCCTGTAGTTTAACCCCtcaacgcctgaatttatatagctgtatataaaaaaatgttttgtgtgtgttttagccttaagtagatggtaaataatgctgagattattaatttcacttttacacaaaaaataaatagaaattttggtatgttgcaaatttgctacaccaggcataatggtcaataataagataacaacaacacagtaatataacagtgaaaaaacaatgttttttattcagccttttttttttttaaacatatttatttacataaaggttcctaggtccgtagtgaatatggactaaccggcattgggggaataaagatgctatctcagctggttgattgagtcaaacggtttgtagcatatatgcgacaataggcgttaaggggttaagttCCATTAAACATTAAAGGGGTCGGGGGTGAAAGAGTCAAAACTCTATAGATTTCTGTGTGAAAAGACTGGAGGAGAACGGATAAAGAAtgactgtatcattgaagttCGATGACCATATTTTATACTTTTTAGACACAATCTGCTGTTTGGATGCTATGAAGGCTATTTtctgaaggaaaaaaacacaaacagatgaggTTTTATGAATATTAGAACAACACAAAGTGAACTCACAACAATGCGTTTCCTGTTTTGTGGTCACGAAGGCAACATCGAGTATAGCTGCCCGGTGATGAACGAGTGTGAGATCACCAAGCGGAGGAGGAAAGCCTGTCAGGCCTGCCGCTTCCAGAAGTGTCTCCAAGCCGGGATGATGAGGGAGGGTGAGTCCACCAATAGATCTGCCACAGACGGCTCAGTTTGGAGTTAAATCTGGAGGGAAAACATTCGAATTTCACCAATAAATGCACACCTTGGGTGACTTCGAGAccattgggaggcagagccaaCTCCAAGTGAATGGTGTCTCTGTTTGTAGGTGTTCGTTTGGACCGAGTCAGAGGGGGGCGCCAGAAGTACAAGAGGCGGGTGGAGACAGGATTGAGTTTTTATGCCAAACCCTCGTACAGCCACCCTACCAGCAGCAGTGAGTTTggccccttggccctacccttTCATTCTTATTCCTGTAGGTATCGTAGGTGCCCCTTTTTCTTTTGGAGATCAAGGAGTGGTCATCATCTCACGATCAAAATTACCCCCAAAGCCTCAGGCGATGACCACCACTCCTTGATccctaaaagaaaaaaggcaccTTACCGGGACCAATTGGGATTGGACCTTTCGCTCAGGTCAAACTCCCCCTTCCTGCCATTCATTGTTTGCTGCCTGTCCCTCAGGAAACAAGGTGATTTCCCATTTGCTGCTGAGAGAACCCGCCCCACTGGCCGCCAATCAAGACGATTCAACCAGTGACAGCAGCTTGCAGACCCTGCTGACCCTCTGTGACCTCCTGAACCGGGAGCTGCTGGTTCTGATCGGCTGGGCAAAAGAGATTCCAGGTAAAAACACAActggactggatagtgtagtggtaagattgccacctttcatgtaggtTCGAATCCCCTGcttgaaaggtactacctccagtaggggtccttagacaagaccccttaccctacctgccaaactgtaagtcgctttggataaaagcgtctgccaaacggatcaacagcaaaagcttttaCCTCTGACATACCTCGACAACAGTTAAATTCTGCAGAGACATTAATGCTCTCCATCAAACACATCTGAGAACTTAGCGTAAGAGAATCGAGGTCCTGCGTGGACCAAGAAAATGAACCCAAATGAACACAAAGTGACTCTGGACGGCCACAGAGACACTGAAGTCTCAGAACACTTTTGTAACTCCATATATTGGTTTTTCCATTGGCTTTCCATTGGTCTAAAAGACAGCACCAACCGTAATTATTAAAAGGGAGAAATTATGAATTATAAAGTTTTTTAAGGGATTTATACTAAAATACTGCTCGGAGTTAATTTTTCTCTGATAAAGGGTGGTTCTACCATCTCAGTGACCTTTCCATTTGATTCCTGGTGTCACAATTATCAAAAAAAGTGTGTTAATTTGTCTTTGTATGATGTCTGGTTTAGGAATTATGAAAATTGGTGTTTTATTGGTGTTTTATTGGTGTTTTCACcattcaaaatggccgccaaaaaaaaaataaatcttaagTAGACACCTTAAGGGTCCTAAAAACCATGTTTCAAAAACGTATGTCTTGGGGACATTGGGACCCCTCCTTCCTACTAGAATAATAGTTTAGAAGTGAAGAAGCCTTTCgaattagatagatagatagatagatagatagatagatagatagatagatagatggacggacggacggacggacggacggacggacggacggacgggcagacagacagacagacagacagacagatagatagatagatagatggatagatggatagatagatagatagatggatagacggatagatagatagatggatagatggatagatagatggatagacggatagatagatagatagatagatagatagatagatagatagatagatagatagatagatagacagacggacggacggacggacggacggacggacgggcagagagacagacagatagatagatagatagagagatagatagatagatagatagatagatagatagatagatagatagatagatagatggatggatggacggacggacggacggacggacggacggacggacggacggacggacggacagacagacagacagacagacagacagacagacagacagacagacagacagacagacagacagacagacagacagacagacagacagatggatggatagatgctttattcatcccaatctgggaaattattgtgttgcaacagcatacagtataaaagatatgtaaacaattaaaggaaaaacaagcaaatagactaaaaatagagaataaacatcagctataaacaaatctacagtattaaGAATAggggaaataataataataataataataaacatcagtaagctaaataaaaacagatttgtacatttgtaCAATTAGAGACGAAACgtcttcaagaaccaagaagaagaagtcgAGTTGCCCTGATTTAAGCTCCTAAGATTACCGAGTATCTACACCGACTGATCATATTTACCTTAAACTTTCTATCCTGAACATTATCCCCCACGTTCACGCCTGAGTAACACCCATCTACCCGGCTTTCCTAGGTTTCTCCGGCCTCTCGCTGGTGGATCAGATGTCGCTGCTGCAGAGCGGCTGGATGGAGGCGCTGCTGGTGGGCGTGGCCTGGCGCTCTCAGGGCGCGGCGGGGGAGCTCGTGTTCGCCGGGAACCTGCGGCTGGACGAGGCTCAGTGTCGAGCCGCGGGATTGGCCGACCTGTACGAGGCGCTGCGTCACCTGACCGCCAGATACCAGGCGATGAAGCTGAGCCCCGAGGAGGTGGTGACGCTCAAGGCCATGGCCCTCGCCAACTCTGGTACGAACACGTGTGATGCTTTCATTTCTAATGAAACTGGGGGTCGTCTGAGCCCATCCCAGAGAAGTGGTTATTGGTATTGATCCGAGGCTGGGAGCTGTATTGATTAGCTCCAtaaacatagtttttttttttatatatatcaagGGGGGATTTGGGTCTTTTAATGGTGTTGTTGAGTAGAGAGTTTGACGTCTGGTCTGTCTCCCACTGTCTGAGCCTCAGATCAATAAACAGGGTTTATTGGTGTGATCTATGAAGTGTTAACCGTGAGCTGGCACTTCAACCCCAAGCTTTCTTTCCCCGTTCAGTTTATGTTTtagttagggctgggcgagttaactcgttattatcgttaTTAACTCATTAagtatttaacaccgataaatattttaacacacattagcgcaggttttatttttgtaaaagtctgttgctcacaggcttttattattgtaaaagtctgttgctcacaggcttttattttgtaaaagtctgtcgctcacaggcttttattattgtaaaagtctgttgctcacaggctttgttGAAGAAGCTAATGTAGCAGTTAGTGAGCtgatgctaacatgctaacctAGCAGGGACATGCTAGTTGTAACTAGTTTTATTCAGCTGTTGACAGAGCAGGGATTTAGAACTTactttgcgtacaaatgcgattaatcgtgattaataagattaaacattttaatcgttgccctaGTTTTGGTTTATTTCTGACTAACCTCCGCCCCTCCCTCCGCCAGACGCCGACCCGGTGGACTGCCCGGACCTGGTGCAGAGGTTCCAGGACGGGCTCCACGAGGCCCTGCAGGAGTACGAGTCCTCGCGCAGGGAGCAGCACCGGGCGGGCCGCCTGCTGATGAGCCTCCCGCTGCTGCGACAGACGGCCGACCGAGCCGTGCAGGCCTTCCTGCGGCTGCACCGCCAGCACCACATCCCGCTCCACAAACTGCTGCTGGAGATGCTGGACGCCAAGGCCTGAGCACTTCCTGTCACATGACCGCGGCAGCTTTTCTCAGGGAGACTTTGAAACAATCCATCatcaaagtacaaaaaaaaaaaaaaattaaaacatgggctttttttttttttggacatgaAAGAGCTTCCGTAGCTTCGATTAGAGCAACCAGGAATACAGTTAATGACTTTATTTAATCACATCTCATCTCACATAACCAGGATCAGCATCTTATCAATTAACCAATCGGACAAAACAAACGCCTTACTAAGCCACGCCCCCTTCAGAAACagcttctctgattggacagttgCTGCTCAGGGGCGGGGTTGGTAAAATATTACAAATAACGACATCATCAGGACACTTTTTCACGTGTTAAACTTACGATTTGGGTctatttttcttaaaaaaagacgTCACATCGTGGAACTTTTATCGGACGTCGACTCGATAACAGAGTTTAGTTTTTTcagaatgaaataaaacaagtgTTATAATaaagtttgttgtttgtttattttaatatGAAACATGGTTACACAGTCAGAgctgatctgaggtcagaaaatgtttaaacaaacacaaaacgttACAGGAAACACAACCGAGAAGAAAACAACGTACATTTAAAGTTAATTCTTTACAAACGCAACTAATAAATATTAAACTGTTCGATGAATATTTAGGTTTTTTAATCAGTTTTTCTTGTATTTCACAAAACAAACTGCAGATGTTAAAACTTTAACATTTCATCAAACTGCGAATCAATTCTCTGGAAAATCGATTCATCGTCTCATCATTTCAGTGTTAAAGGTGCATTTTGTGTAGTTTTTCAGcgcaatgtaaaaaaaaacaactcactgAAATTTAAAGTTTGGGAGAAAATTATAAATTTCAGCtgatttttacaaaaaaaaaagagcagaaaataaaactttaaatttaaatgaaacatttaaaataaatgttaacaaattatttattattgttaacTTTGGGCTTCCATATAAAAACAGTAAATTAGCATAAAAATTCATATTAACCTGAAACTAATTCCATCACAAATATAAAAGTAAACCAGAACCGATTTTCCAATAACGGATTAATCATTTTTATgactttcagaataaaagttttacatttgcaTGTAATTACTTCATGGGTTAATGATTCATTAACAAAGAGAAAATGCAGATTTTActatttttagtcattttatgAACAAATAATTCCCAGATTGTGAAAATAATTGCCGGCCGCAGTCTGAAAACGTCCCAGTTTGACATATTTTAGTGACTGGTGGAGATTTTCAGAGATTAAACTGCTGGAAACGCCTAAAGTTTTAACATCTGGACTCACAAGAGGAAGACAGCTGGCTCCTCTTCGTCACAATGAAAGGAGGAAGACGCTGTTTTTCCTCCTGATCATTTCCTCTGAAGCTTCCTGGAAAGAACTCTGCATCTTTAGAGATTCTATTGGGATCacatttaaagctttaaatcGGCTTAAATCCGATAATATGTGGGATTTATTTGTGGAAAAAGTGGGATTATTTTCTCCTGCAGACGTCAGCACAGAGAATAAGGGTcaatattattatgattatgtAGCACCTGTAAGTACTGGCTGTATTTGACAAGATACTGAAAGGATGAAACAGTTAAAAACTGTCAAAATCTGAggttcaaatgaccaaaaagtcAGATCAGGGCAACAGCTCCACCCGGTGGCGACTCTGAGCGTTGCAGCAGGTCTCCACAGGATGGAATAAAAAGCTGTGAatgagttttttcttttgatttaaaAGTTTTTCAGCACTCTTTAAGACCTCCGTAAATCCTTCAGAAACAGAATTAAACCCATTCTCTGTGGTTCGGATTGACGGGGATTCACTGTTCGGGGTCCAATCGTCAAACTTTCACCTTTCTGAGACCAAAAAGAGACGAAATTGCTTCAGTACTTTGCTCATAAGGTGACTGATTCTGTCTCCTTTACCTCCGTCTTAGTGGTAAAGATCAAAGTTCAAACATTCAGGACAACGTTGAACCAATGGCGCTCCAATAAGGGCGAGTTAAATGGCGCTAACTGACTGAAGAGACAGTAAAGTCCACATTCTAGAAAGGAGATGAACAGATTTTTCAGCTGCGTCGTGTCACCAGAAGATCTAATGTGAATCTCTTTAGTCGTCTTAAGCAACTTAAAAACATTGTCCAATTAACTGTGACGGATCCCTCGACAGGCACCAGAAAAGATGCCGAACACAGTCGTTCTCTCCAGGAAACATCCCCAAAGATTAGCCGGGAAGTCTGAGAAATAAACTCTGACATTTGGCTGCTCAGGTTGTTTTtggctccatttttttttaccacagatTAAAGTCGACAGAAGACAAACGTTTGGCAGCTTTGATGTAGAGTTCAACAGAACAGAAACCTGACTGGATGAGACcttaaaaaagataaatcttCTGTACAAATGTTCAATTTTAACACaatcagataaaaaaaagttgttggagcacaaagagaaacagcagctgatTTCTTTCTGGCAGTGAACTGGAAACACATCATTCTCATGATCTGGAGTCTTTGAGCTCAGTTAGCTTAGTTAGCTCAGTGTAGCTCTGTTAGCTCAGTTAGCCCAGTTAGCTCTGTTAGGTCAGTTAGCTCAGTTAACTCAGTGAAGCTCTGTTAGCTCTGTTAGGTCAGTTAGCTCGGTTAGGTCAGTGAAGCCCAGTTAGCTCTTTTAGGTCAGTTAGCTCTGTTAGCTCAGTTAGCCCAGTTAGCTCTGTTAGGTCAGTTAGCTCTGTTAGCTCAGTTAGCTCAGTGTAGCTCTGTTAGCTCAGTTAGCCCAGTTAGCTCTGTTAGGTCAGTTAGCTCAGTTAACTCAGTGAAGCTCTGTTAGCTCTATCAGCCCAGTTAGCTCTGTTAGGTCAGTTAGCTCAGTTAACTCAGTGAAGCCCAGTTAGCTCTGTTGGCTCGGTTAGCTCAGTTAACTCTGTTAGCTCAGTTAACTCAGTGTAGCTCTGTTGGCTCGGTTAGCTCAGTTAACTCAGTGTAGCTCTGTTGGCTCGGTTAGCTCAGTTAACTCTGTGTAGCTCTGTTGGCTCAGTTAACTCAGTTAGCTCAGTTAACTCAGTGTAGCTCTGTTGGCTCGGTTAGCTCAGTTAACTCAGTGTAGCTCTGTTGGCTCGGTTAGCTCAGTTAACTCAGTGTAGCTCTGTTGGCTCAGTTAACTCAGTTAGCTCAGTTAGCTCAGTGTAGCTCTGTTAGCTCAGTGTAGCTCTGTTGGCTCAGTTAGCTCTGTTATCTCTGTTAGGTCAGTTATCTCTTTTAGCTCTGTTAGCTCAGTTAGCTCAGTGTAGCATCGAGTCTCAGACTGCTGATATTCAGACAAGGAGCAGAACTAAATAAATTCTGTCCAAACGAAGGTTCAGAAGAGATGTTCAGTGTTTTCTAAGGTTCTAAAGTTgactcaaaatgtgtttttacattAATAATAACGGTCCTGATCAGTCCTGAGTTTCTTCtctggacattttctgcttttttactcatcttcagtccagtccttgtacctgagcatcttcagaggaatgtgttgatcaagaagccgttcttaaggaagggaaacaatgagaaaaggctgagctgggccaaaggacacaagaagtgggctgaaaatcagtggcagcaggtctgatggagggatgaatcctccccagagcccggagctcaacattactgaagcagtgtgggatcatgttggcagagaacgcaacaaaaggcagcccacatccaaagaagagctttgggatgtccttcaagaagcctggagaactattcctgaagactccttaaagaaaggacagaaagctcgtctgagagggttcaggctgtgctggaggagaaaggagctcagagcagatattcactttaaagctgctcagaactgaactaactctggttctgcctcagattctgggtttatgttcatgttggaacatgtttcagtgaatctctgcagctgttaccatggaaacatctgcagatattcactttaaagctgctcagaactgaactaactctggttctgcctcagattctgggtttatgttcatgttggaacatgtttcagtgaatctctgcagctgttaccatggaaacatctgcagatattcaccttaaagctgctcagaactgaactaactctggttctgcctcagattctgggtttatgttcatgttggaacatgtttcagtgaatctctgcagctgttaccatggaaacatctgcagatattcaccttaaagctgctcagaactgaactaactctggttctgcctcagattctgggtttgtGTTCAtgttgctgcttcctgtttttatggagaaatataaagaaattagATCTGGTTTGTTTATATATTTAATACTTAAATGATGAAACTTGTGTTCTCCGACTTTACGTTCGCTGGAACTCGATTTTAATCTGTTCTTCTGGTTCGTTATCGTCTCCTAATGTTTGGATCTCGGACTAAAACAAGTCGGCAGGTTTCAGACAACATTTGGAAACAAGGTCAGAGAAAACGTTTCTGGAGTAAATCTGCGGTTCTGGTTCCGtctgagcagcagaaactgaacgAGGCTCAAACTGATCACCTGATTTATTGATAATGCAGAGCGTCCATCAGAGCAGGCGTTTCCTTTCCCCACCCAGCTCTGACCTCACAGagtctcagccaatcagaagctgGTCTCGTTCATGTGCGGTTTGGGGCTGGTGGGCGGGGCGCCGGCGGGGCCGTCCGGGCTGGCGGGGCTTTCGGGGGACGCCGCCGCATCGGCAGGCGGCGCCGCAGCGCTGTGGCGAGGCGAAACGGGGGCCAGGAAACGCGTGGGGCTCGCCGCTGTGGGGGCGGGGCTCGACGGGGAGGCGGGCGTGGTGGGCGTGGCCCGGCGTTGGGgcgaagaggaggaggatggagaCGAGGACAGAGGTGAAGGCGTGACTGGCGGGTGGCGAGCGGCAGGAGACACGGAGAAGCTGGTGGGAGTCCTGAA encodes:
- the LOC142388735 gene encoding estrogen-related receptor gamma-like encodes the protein MELKDFCLTADYPFLSPHRLLDSSPSSSSSSPTDEAQSPASFLHSSPLSPSFPLDTTPVLSPSHPAFLLPSPAASSSSSSSSSYSLLCGGPEPDSPAGCSSSGGSIGGSAAASDNSVCFSVSQTDSFSAKVDSILRGDYLTSIGAVGPKRLCLVCGDFASGYHYGVASCEACKAFFKRTIQGNIEYSCPVMNECEITKRRRKACQACRFQKCLQAGMMREGVRLDRVRGGRQKYKRRVETGLSFYAKPSYSHPTSSSQTPPSCHSLFAACPSGNKVISHLLLREPAPLAANQDDSTSDSSLQTLLTLCDLLNRELLVLIGWAKEIPGFSGLSLVDQMSLLQSGWMEALLVGVAWRSQGAAGELVFAGNLRLDEAQCRAAGLADLYEALRHLTARYQAMKLSPEEVVTLKAMALANSDADPVDCPDLVQRFQDGLHEALQEYESSRREQHRAGRLLMSLPLLRQTADRAVQAFLRLHRQHHIPLHKLLLEMLDAKA